A region of the Brachionichthys hirsutus isolate HB-005 unplaced genomic scaffold, CSIRO-AGI_Bhir_v1 contig_1154, whole genome shotgun sequence genome:
CTCATGGCTTCTCCGTTTGTCTTCAGGAACAAGCCGTGCCGGTACTTTGACGAGGGCCGTGGAACGTGCCCCTTTGGCTCCAATTGCTTTTATAAGCATGCCTTTCCCGATGGACGGCTGGAGGAGGCTCAGCCCCCGCGCAGGCAGACCGGGTCCAGCAGGAACAGGGTAACGGTTcagggcccccccccctcccccccggagCGGATCGTTCCGCATCATTCGGAGACCGTGAGGGTCTGATTTTGGTAAACTACGGAAATGAAAAACGgctgatgtgtttgtttgtttttttgtccgtCTCTCCACCAGAACTCGAGGAGGACGCCGCTGTGGGACATCTTCGACGAGCAGGAGAGCACAGACTCCTTCGACATCGACGACGAGGAGATGGTGACGTTTGAGCTCAGCGAGAtgctcctgatgctgctggccGCGGGAACCGACGACGAGGTGACGGATTCGGAGGACGAGTGGGACTTGTTTCACGAGGAACTGGACGATCTCTATGAAATTTACCTATAGCAGTCCCACCCgccacaagccccccccccccccccccaaccctaaaaCGTGTATATTAGAACCCAGAATGGACTGTCTTGTGAAGGTGACAGtagcttccccccccctcccacccaacCCCTGTTTTGTGGCAGGCCATTAATAAATGAacttctgaaagaaaaaaaaaaaaacggcgcAACAAGCGGCGCGCTCGTTGCTCCACGTCCTCTAGACGTCGATCCTCGTGAGTCTCGTGCGGTTCCTGTAAAGAGGTATAATTATAAAGTAACAAAAGTCGATATAAGATTTAACAAAACCAACTTTTCGTCAAATATCGCTAATGAACAGCGTCGCGTTTGTTCGTGGGTTTGACTCGTTCGTCTCCTGGCGGTCGTTAGCGCTTCGCGTTAGCCTCTAAGGACTCGCGCTGACTTGCTGTAAGATTttactcttggggggggggggggggttttgaAGGCCGGATCttctctgttttctttattaaaGCGGCTCGTAGCCATGATTGTTCTGAAGTGGAATACGTTATTACCTTGTGCTGAGGAACGTTCTCGCCCCGTAGATGTGCGCTTGTTTCCCTCATG
Encoded here:
- the LOC137917252 gene encoding probable E3 ubiquitin-protein ligase makorin-1, with the translated sequence NPSERRFGILSNCSHCYCLKCIRKWRSAKQFESKIIKSCPECRITSNFVIPSEYWVEDKDDKQKLIQKYKDGMRNKPCRYFDEGRGTCPFGSNCFYKHAFPDGRLEEAQPPRRQTGSSRNRNSRRTPLWDIFDEQESTDSFDIDDEEMVTFELSEMLLMLLAAGTDDEVTDSEDEWDLFHEELDDLYEIYL